DNA from Gemmatimonadaceae bacterium:
CGGATGTTGATGCCGCAGGCCATCGCGAAAGCCGTGCATCTCGAAGCGCGTCCGTGCGCCGCCGACGTGATCGCCTGGGCGGACCGGCTCAAGGCCGAGCAGATCGTGTTGAACCTCGTGTCGAACGCCGTCAAGTTCACGGCCGGCGGCGGGTCGGTCGTCGTGTCGTGCAAGCAGGTCGACGCCGAGTGCGTCGCGCTGGATGTGACCGACACGGGCTGCGGCATCCCGGCCGACAAGCTCGACGCGGTGTTCGAACCGTTCGTGCAAGTCGGCCGCTCCCTGACCAGCGCGCCCGAAGGTGCGGGGTTAGGCCTGGCCATCAGCCGCGACCTGGCGCGTTCGATGAAGGGCGACATCATCGTCGAGAGTACGATCGACGTCGGCACGACCTTCACGTTGACCCTGCCGGCGAACGTCGAACAACCGCACGCTGCGCAGTAGACCGCGCGAGCTGCGTCGCGCGCGCCTAGAGGCGCGTCTTCTCCTTCCTCCATTCCAGCCGGTAGTCCACGGCCGCGCCTCGTGATCCTTCGTACGCGAGCTGCGCCATGAGCAGTGTGAACGGCTCCATGTAGCGCGCGATCCGAAGGGGACCCGCATCGACCGGATCGAATCCCACATCGCGGATCAAACGGGCGGCGAGCTGTTTCGCTCGTGTGTCGTCGCCACAGTAGACGAGGCTCGGCGGCTTCGTATTGCCGCGCGCCTTGAAGACGCTGAACAGGACCTCGCTCGGGACGGTGCCGAACGCGGATACGACACGCGACCCGGGCGCCTTCTTCGCCAACTCTTCCGCGCCGGACGATGTGTGCGCAACGACGAGCGTCGCATCGCTCGCGTCCATTGGCAGCGAGCACGTGACGATCACGGCGCCCGAAATGTGGCCGGCTTCCTCGAGCACAGCGTCGACGCGGGACCAGTGCACGGCGAGCAGCACTGCGTCGGCCTCCCGCGTGGCGTCTGCCGGCGTCCCTGCGCGCGCCCTGTGCCCCGCGTCATGCGCCAACCGCTCGAGCTTGGCAGCGTCGCGTGAATAGCTGAACACCACTTGGTGACCGGCACGCGCGAAGAGCGTACCGAGTTTGCCACCCATGAGGCCGGAACCGAGAATGCCGATGCGCATGCGCGCGCTCCTTCGGAATGCAAGGAACGAGACTGGTCCAGCAATGGTCGCGCCGAGGCGAGCCGTTGGCCAGGTGTGGGTAATGCCGACTTGGAGGAAGATCTGGATCCGGTGGACATGGAGCGGGCGGGGCGGGACGCGGTCGGCTGGCGGGGGCCAGCGCGCCGCTTCCCCACGTCTATCGATGGGTGCCACCGCGTTCACTGCGTTGGGCGGCCTCGCACTGTGCCTGGCGGCGCTCGGCCTCTATAGTGTGATCGCGTACGGCGTCGCGCACCGCAGACACGAGTTGGGCGTGCGCATGGCCCTCGGCGCCCGATCGGCAGACATCGTGCGCCTGGTCGTCGGCGAGAGCATTCGATTCGCGGTGAGCGGACTGTTGATCGGCGGCATCGTGAGCGTGGCCGCCGCGCACTGGATCGCGCCGCTGCTATTCGACGAATCGCCGCACGATCCGGCCGTGTTCGCGGTGGTGGGCGCCGTGTTGATCGTGACCTCGCTCGCGGCGAGTTGGCTGCCGGCTCGACAAGCCGCACGCGTAGATCCAACGACAGCGCTACAGGCCGGCTAGGAGGGCCTCCGAATGTTGGGTCGCACGCCGCTCGTCGGTGTCCAAAGGCGGCCGAAGGCGATGCCGAACAACTGCAACAGCTTAATAAGGATGGTTCTTCGGAAATTTTCGGGAAACACGGCGAGAGTGATACGCTCATGAAGACGCGGACACGGTGCGGACACGACGGACACGACAGACAAAACAACGTCTTTGATTGTTATCCGGGCTGTGCCCGTTGTGTCCTGCTTTGTCCGCGTCTTCATGAGCGTAGCACTCTGCCCGTCCGGCGGCGAGTCTCCGCCCGAAGCGCCACATGGAGAGGTCCACGACAAAGGCTCTCATAGAACAACAGGGATGCAAGAGATCGGTCGGCGTGCGTCCGCGCTTAACGACGCGTCGTTGCGGTTGGATAGGCACCGACCCTATCTCTTACATCCTTTTCTTATCCTTTTGCACCTTTGTCGTAGATCTCTCCAGGCGGAGCGGGCCCCGCGAAGCGTCACTAATGTCAAACCAGGGCAGCCACCCATGTCATCACGACACCGCTCTCGCCTAACGGCGATCGGCGCAACCGCCTGGACGCTGGTAGCCGGCGTCGCGTGCAGCGGCGGCAGCTTGTCGAGCGCGGCGCACGCGCCGTACACGCCGGTGACGCGCACGGTCACGATCACGACGGTTCCGCTCCTCGTCAAAGAGGATCAACGGGTTCTGCCCTTCCTCGGTGCGGACTTCGCGAAGGGCGGCGTGCTGGACGGAAAGGAGGTGTATGCGTTCTCTCCGTCGTCGGTGACCGTCGTCGAAGGCGACACCATCCATTTCGTGCTGATCAATCCCGAGGATGACGTACACTCGTTCGTCCTGCCGGACATGGCGGTGTCCCTGCCGCCACAGAAGACGACCACCGTGAGCTACGTCGCCACGCGACCGGGCATCTTCCGGTTCGTGTGCTCGATTCCGGCGCACCTGCCGATGATGTGGGGACAGCTCATCGTGCTGCCGGCGTCGTCGATGCCGGGCGCGGCGCGTGAGGCGCGTTAGGCAACAGCGGCATTGCGGCCGCCGCTGTTGCCTAACGACAGCGCGTGTCACTGATTCTCAGCGGCAGCCCGCCGCCAGGCGCCGATGATGTCGAGGATGCTTTGGGACGGCTCGGCGCCCGGATCCCATTCGGTGGGCGACCCCGCGTCGAGAAGCAGCCGCCCAACGGCCGCGAAGTCCCGGGCGTTCGTCGCGTGCGACCGCTGCCCTTCCGCCGCCCAGACGAGCGGCGTCCCATGAAATTCGGCGTCCCGCGCCGACACCGACGCTCCGCGCGCCAGCAGCACGCGAGTCGTATCCACCTGCCCGGTCATGGCCGCGGCGTGCAGGCCGGTCCTGCCCATGTCATCGTCCGCGTGGTTCGGATCGAAACCGCACGCCAGCATCGTGTCGAGCACGATGGCATCTCCGCGCTCGGCGGCGCGGTAGAACGCGCCGTAGTGCTCGGGCCCGATCTCGTTGCGCAACGTCGAATTCGCGGCGAGCATCGCCTGAGCGCGGGCCCGATCACCGCGGCTGCACGCGGCGACGAACCGGTCGACCTCCGAGAGGTCGCTCGCGCCTCCGTGCACAGCGAGCCAGTCGGCGACCGCCGCGTTTCCGGACATCGCCGCCACGGCGTACGGCGTGCGTCCATCCAGTCGCGGCCGTGCCGGATCAGCGCCGCGCCGCACGAGCTCGGCGGCGAGCTCCGGCGACCCACGGCGCGCCACCGCGTGCAGCGGCCTCTCACCGTTAGGCGGGAAGACGGGATCGGGATCCGCGTCGTGATCGAGGAGCCATTGCGCGCCGACGGTGCTCTCGGACCACGTGAGGATCGCATACAGCGCCGCCGAGCCATCGGTCGCCCACGGTTGATTCACGTCGGCGCCATGCGCGTACAGCAGATCGAGCGCCGTGACGTCGCCGCCGCTCGCGGCGATGACGAGCGTGACGCCGTCATTCGGGTCGGCGCCCGCCTCGAGCAGTACCTCGGCGAGCGGCAGCAGATGCGCCACGCACACGGCGCTCCACAGGACCGGTCGGTAGACGCCGTGGTGGATCCACGGCACGCGCGTATTGGGGTCGGCTCCCGACGCGAGGAGCCGGCGCGCCACCGCCACCAGGCCATCGCCGCGATGCGGCGGGCCAAAGCCTAACGCGGTATGGCAGACGTACACCAGCGGCAGCCACCCGCGGGATCCGCCGGGATCGCTCGCCAGCGACGGCCGCTCCGTGAGGCGTGCAGCCACGGCGTCCGCATCGCCCATGAGCAGCGCGGTGTAGAAATTGGCGTGCGCGGTGGCCGGGTGCAGCGCGAGCAGCCGCGCGGCGCGGTCGGGACGGCCGTCGGTGGCTGCCTCGATGAACTGCGTCACCGCGTCGCCTGCCTCGGGGGTGAGCTCCTCCACGCGCGCGCCCAACGCGTTCCACGACGGGAACCCGTGCTCGCGCGCGATCACCGATTGCGCATCGTGCAGCGCGGCCGATGCGGCGAGCGCGTCGTCGTTGCGTTGGTGGGCGAATGCGGGAAGCGTGCGAAGCCGCGCGAGCGCGGCGGCGTCACGGGCTTTCACTGCGCGCAACAGGTCTTTGGCCTGGCGCTTGAGCTGCCCGAGATTCGGGCGCTCGGGTAACTGCGTCATACATCCTCCATGCGATAGCCGGCGGTCCGCAAGCAGGCCAGCACGGAGATGACAGCGGTCACCGTGAATGGAGGAGTGGACTCGGTCCTTCGCGCGGACCCGCGGGCGCCTCCCGGGCGCACGCCGTAATAGTCGGCGCTCCGAGCGTCACCGTCAAGGTTTGTCGCGTACCATCGCGACTGCCGTCGCCGGGCACGCCGACGCGAACTCCACCGTCTCGGCGATCGCGTGTGGAATCCTCGCTCGCTCCACGCGCTCGAAGCCGAACCGGGGGAAGAACCGTTCAGCCGTCACCGTCAGCAAGTAGAGCGCATGAATGCCGCGGGCGTCCGCGTCGGCGATTGCCTGCCTAGCGACCGCCTGCCCGACGCCCCGGCCGCGCCAATCGGGGTGCACGGCCACGGAACGCAGCACCGCCATGTCACCGCGGACGTCCAGGCCGGACACCGCGACGATCTGCCGTTGGGCGCCGCTCGACTCGGCCACGAAAAAATCGCCGGCATGTTCCCTCATGATCTCGGCCACGCCCGCAATGGTCAGATCGGCGCCGGCCAGCACGCGCTGGATTGCGCCGGCGTCGTCCTGCGTCGCTCGGCGAATGGAAGCTGGTCCGGCAGTCGTCGATGTCGTCATCGTGTTGTCCTGGGTTTCGTGGCGCGCACGAATCCACTCATTATCCTTCCCGCGACTTGATCGGCAAGGCCGACATCGAGACCCGTGCCGGCGAGCAGAGCAGCTGCATCGTCGCGCGTGTAGACGCGCGCCGGCTCGATGGTCGCGTTCTCGAAGCCGACTTCCGTTAGGAGATCGATGAACTCCTGCTCCTCCAGTGCGCCGGCCACGCACCCCGTCCAGAGCGGCATGCTCGCCTTGACAACATCGGGCAGCCCGCCGCGCACCACGACGTCGCTCACGGCGAATCGGCCGCCGGGCTTGAGCACGCGGAACGACTCGGCGAGCACGGCGCGCTTGTCGCCCGACAGGTTGATGACGCAATTCGAGATGATCACATCGACGCGATTGGATGGGAGCGGGATCGCCTCGATATGGCCCTTGAGAAAGTCGACGTTCGACGCGCCCGCGTTCGCCGCGTTCTCGAGCGCCAGCGCCAGCATCTCGTCCGTCATGTCCAACCCGTACACCTTCCCGGTTAGGCCGACGCGCTTCGCCGACAGCAGTACGTCGATGCCGCCGCCCGAACCCAGGTCGAGCACGACGTCGCCCTCGTGCAGCTCGGCCAGGGCCGTCGGATTCCCGCAGCCGAGCGACGCGACCAGCGCCTCCGATGGCAGGCCCGCGACTTGTCCGTCATCGTACAGATTCGCACTGATGGGATCGCACGACTGGCGCGTGGTCCCGCAGCAGCCTGCCGAGCTCGACGGCTCGCAGCAGGACACACCGCTCTCTCCTCGAGCCACCTGTCTCGCGATGCTGCCATAGCGCTCTCGCACGACGTCGCGAAGCCGGTCGGCTTCCACGGATCCCTTGCCACCGTTCTCGGTCATAGCCTCCTCCTGTTAATCAAAAAATGTTGATGTATTGATCACGACGATGCTGCGATCAGGTGCAACACCCGGACGCCTGACGCACCGGCATGGCGCGGCGTCGCGGCGCGAGTCCGGCCACGGCGTGCTCCATCTCGACGAACGCGTCGCGGCGCAGCGAGTAGTAGACCCAGCGGCCATCCTTCCGGTCGGACACCAGTCCCGCGTCCTTGAGCACCTTGAGATGGAACGACAGCCGGGACTGGGCCGCGCCTAACGCATCCTGCAGCTCGCACACGCAGCGCTCGCCGTCGCGCAGCATGGCGACGAGCGCCACCCGCGTGTCGTCCGAAAGCGCGTGGAACAGCCGGGCGGACCGGCGCATGTCAGCGGCGGAAGTCGTCGTGGGCACACCGTATTATATCAACTATTGTTGATTTGACAAGCCCCGCGATCCCGGACTACCGCGACTCGCCTCGCGCCCGTAACCGCACCGTCGTGCCCCATGGATCCCGCGCCACCACGTCGCCGCCATCGCGCTCCGCCGCGTGGCCCGCCGCACGGAGACTCTCGAGGACGCCCGCAACCGCCTCGGCGTTAGGCACTTCGAGCGTCCACTCGGCGAGGCGCGCGTCACCCTCGTCCGGCGCGCGCGCACCGGCACCCGCCCACGTGTTCGCGCCGAGGTGGTGGTGGTATCCGCCCGCGCTCATGAATAGCGCGCCCGGATAGTTCCACGCCGTCCGGTCGAATCCCAGGCCATCGGCGTAAAAGGCCGCCGCCCGATCGATGTCGCCGACGTGGAGGTGCACGTGTCCCATCTCCGTGCCTAACGGCATCCCGGTCCAGGCCGTATCCCCCGCGGCCGCCAGCAGGCCCGCCACGTCGATGGGATCGGTGGCCATCACCACCTGCCCGCCCTGCCGCCGCCATGTGTCTCGCGGGCGATCGGCATACACCTCGATGCCGAGGTTGTCCGGGTCCTGCAGGTACAACGCTTCGCTCACCAGGTGATCCGCCGACCCGGCGCGTTCGCCGGATGCAGCCAGGTGTCGCACGAACCGGCCGAGCGAGGCGCGATCGGGCAGCAGGATCGCGAAGTGATAGAGGCCGAGCCGGCCTCGGCGCGGCGCCGGAGCGGCGCCGCGGCGCTCGTCGAGCAACACCAGCGGCCTAACGGAACCGTGAGCTCCGAGCGACGCGTGACGCGCGCCGCGATCGAGCACCCGGAGGCCGATGACGCGCGTGTAGTAGTCGAGCGACCGCCCCAAATCGGCGATGTCGAGCCGCACCGGCCCGACCCGCGTGGCAGACGGCAGCCGAAATCCGCGCGGCGCCTCGCCGAAACGGCCCGGCGTCTCCGCGTCTCCGCGGTCGCCGGCGTCCACACGGTCGTTGGACCGCACGTTCATCGCCTTCCCAAGCGGTTCCGCACGCTGGTCCGAGTTTTGAGAGATACGCGTATTGTCTACTTCGAGACGCTGCATGAAATCTGCCTCAGGAAACGTGGAGGCCACAGGCCCATCCGCGGAGTTGGACGCGGATCGGAACAGCTCGCTCTTTGCCGGTGGAGGCGAGATGGGCGAGCGGATGCGCACGTTCGACTGGGCGTCGACGCCGCTGGGCTGCCCCGACCAGTGGCCGCAGAGTCTCAAGACGTGCGTGCGCATCATGCTGACATCGCGCCAGCCGATCTGGATCGGCTGGGGTGAGCAGCTGATCTTCATGTACAACGACGCCTACAGACCCATCATCGGCGGCCGTCATCCGCACGCGCTCGGTCAGCCCACGTCGGTCATCTGGCACGAGGTGTGGGATGTGATCGGTCCGATGCTGACGACCGCCATGCGTGGCGACCGCGGGACGTACGTCGAAGCACAGCTCCTCATCATGGAGCGCAACGGCTACGAGGAGGAGACGTACTACACCTTCTCGTATAGCCCCGTACCGGATGACGCAGGTAACACGGGAGGCATCATCTGTGCGAACACCGATGACACCCGGCGCGTCATCGGCGAACGGCAGACGGCCCTGCTCCGCGATATCGCCGCCAAGTCATCTGAAGCGCGCACGGCGGAAGACGCGTGCCGGCTCGCCGCCAAGGCGATCGACGAGAATCCGCGTGACGTCCCGTTGGCGCTCGTGTACTTGATCGACGCCGGCGACCCATCGCGAGCCGTCCTAACCGCGGTGTCGGGACTCTATGCCCAACGCGCTTCGCCCGCGCCGTGGATCGTGGCGACGGACGGAGCCTTCTTTCCGGAGGCCGTGGCGCAATCCGAGGACGCGACCTTCCGCCTGCTGGACCTGCCCTCGAGCTTCGGGGCATCCCTCACCGGACGATGGCGGCGGCCACCGACGCGGGCGGCCGTCCTCCCCATCGCCGCCCAGGGTGACAGCCGACCCGCAGGCGTTCTGATCGCGGGTATCAATCCCCTGCGACAGATCGACGACGACTACCGTCGATTTCTCAAGCTCGTCGCGTCACAGATTTCAGCGGGCATCGGCAACGCGCAGGCGTTTGACGCGCAGCGCGAGCGCGCCGACGCGCTGCTCGCCCTCGACCGTGCGAAGACCGCGTTCTTCTCGAACGTCAGCCACGAGTTTCGCACCCCGCTCACGCTGTTGCTCGCGCCGGCCGAAGAGGCCCTCACCGACCAGCACACGACCAGCGCCAACCGCGAACGGTTAGGCATCGTCCACCGCAACGGCCTGCGCCTGCTCAAGCTCGTGAATTCCCTGCTCGACTTCTCGCGCATCGAGGCCGGGCGCATGCAGGCGGTATACGAGCCGACCGACCTGGCCGCCTACACGGCAGAAGTCGCGTCGAGCTTCCGCTCGGCCGTCGAGCGCGCGGATCTGCGGCTCGTCGTCGAGGGCGGCGCGCTGCCCGAGCCGGTGTTCATCGATCGCGACATGTGGGAAAAAGTGGTGCTGAACCTGCTGTCCAACGCGTTCAAGCACACCTTCGAAGGCGAGATTCGCGTGACGGTCGATTCCGACGATCACCGGGCGCGCCTGGTGGTGCGCGACAGCGGCGTCGGGATTCCCTCCGACCAGCTGGCGCGCATCTTCGACCGCTTCCACCGCGTGCCTAACGCGCGCAGCCGGACGCACGAAGGCACCGGCATCGGGCTGGCGCTGGTGCAGGAGCTGGTGAAGCTGCAGGGCGGGACGATCGACGTCGAGAGCACACCGGGATACGGCACCGCATTCACCGTCGCGATCCCGTTCGGCGCGGCGCACCTTCCGCCCGATCGCGTGACACGCGAGCCGCATCGCGAGCACGACCTCGAGCGCACCGTCTCCGTCACTGCCACCTACGTCGAAGAGGCGCTGCGCTGGCTGCCCACCGACACCTCGGCACCCGATCGGGACGCCGCGGCCTCGCCGGCGAGCGCCGACCCGGTCGTCCAGCATCCGACGGTGGTGGTCGCCGACGACAACGGCGACATGCGCGAGTACGTGACGCGCCTGCTGCGCGAGCGCGGCATGCGAGTGGTCCCAGTGTCTAACGGAGCCGAGGCGCTCGATGCGATCCGCATCGCCCGGCCTAACGTTGTATTGAGCGACGTCATGATGCCCGAGCTGGATGGCTTCCAGCTGCTGCGTGCGGTCCGCGCCGATCAGCGCGTCGCCTCGGTGCCGTTCATCCTCTTGTCGGCGCGGGCCGGCGAAGAAGCCCGGGTGGAAGGACTGCACGCCGGCGCCGACGACTACCTCGTGAAACCGTTCAGCGCGAAGGAGCTCCTCTCGCGCGTCGACTCCCAGGTGCGCCGCGCGCGCGACCTCGCGCACGAGCGCCGACGCGCCGATGACGAGCAGCGCCTGCGCGTTGCGATCGAATCCGAGCGGGCGCGCTTTCGCAGCTTGTTCGTGCAAGCCCCGGCCGCCATCGCCGTGCTGCGCGGCCCCGATCACGTCTTCGAGATCGCCAACCAGGCGTACCTCGCCATGGTCGGCAACCGCCCGGTGCTCGGCCAGCCGGTGCACGAAGCGATTCCGGATCTCGTCGGACAGGGCGTCTACGAGGCCTTCGACACCGTGTACGAAACCGGCCGGCCCTTCGCCGCGAGCGAGTTTCGCGCCGAATTCGATGCCGACAACGACGGCGTCGCCGAAGAACACTTTTACAACTTCGTGTGTCAGCCCATCCGCGGCAGCGAGGATACGGTCGAAGCGCTGTTTTTCCACGCCGTCGAAGTCACCGATCTCGTGCGCGCCCGCCGCGAAGCCGAGCGCACACGGGCGGATGCGGAGGAAGCGAATCGCGCCAAATCGGATTTCCTGGCGGCAATGAGCCACGAGCTCCGAACGCCGCTCAACGCGATTGCTGGACACGCCGAGCTGCTCGACATGGGCATCCATGGCCCGGTCACCGCCGGCCAGCACGAAGCGTTAGGCAGAATTCAGCGGAGCGAAGCGCACCTGCTGTCGCTCATCAACGACATTCTCAACTTCGCCAAGCTCGAAGCCGGCCGCGTGGAGTACCAGCTCGACGATGTCAGGCCGTGGGAGGTCGTGCAGGAAGTGCTGACGATGGTGCATCCGATGCTCGTCGGCCGCCAGCTGACGTCCGAGGTGCGCGTCTCGCGCGAAGTCGTGGCGCGCGGCGACCGGGAAAAAATCAAGCAGATCGTGCTCAACCTCTTGTCGAACGCCATGAAGTTCACGGACGCCGGCGGTCACATCGAGATCGACACGCCGCGCCGCGCAACGGGCGATACCCCGGACGGGGTCGTCTTACTCCGCGTGTGGGACACCGGCATCGGCATCCCGCGCGACCGTCAGGACATCGTGTTCGACCCGTTCGTGCAAATCCATCGGAAGCTGACGCACAGCACCGAAGGTACGGGGCTCGGACTCGCGATCAGCCGGGACTTGGCGCGCGGCATGGGCGGCGATCTCCGCGTTCGGAGCACGGAGGGCGGCGGGTCCGCCTTCACGCTGTCGTTGCAATCGGCGGCGCGCGCAGGCAACGACTGACCGCGCGTCGAGGTGCCTAACGCTGCCGTCGCGCATCGCGGTGCGCAGGCTCCAACGCGGCGCGCGGCTCGGAGCGATAGAACTCGTCGATGCACGCCGTGATGACATCGCTGAGCACTTCTTCCAGACGACGGCGTTGACCGGGGGGCCGTAGCTCGTGGCGGGAACCCCAACTTTTCTTTACGGCCACGATCAATTCTTCGGGAAGCAGTCCGGCCGCGCGCGCGATTGCGCATACCGGGCGCGTGAAATCGGCGAGCTCACGGCGCGATGGTTCTCGTGCGTCGCTCGCCAATAGCCGAAGCCACAGCTCCGTCAGGAGCCGCTCCGCCTCATCCGGAAGCATCCGTCCGTCATTGCCGGCCATCGGGTGCCTCTGCACTCGAGGCCCTACATGCGCGAATCCACAATGCACGCTCGGCTTGAATCGCGCACTCGGGCGCTAACGCCAAAGTGCTACCCATTCGCGCGATCGACAAGGGGGACGCGTTTCCTCCCCCGGCGCTCGCTGCGGGCCTCGTGAGAAAGCGCTCGTGCACGGGCACTGCCACGACAAGTCGATCCCCGGCTTCGATGAGATCGGCACGGTGTTTGACAAGACCGGCCTCGACTCCAGGTTGCTCGATGCGGGCTGCTGCGGCATGGCGGGTGCGTTCGGTTACGAGCGGGGCGCACAGTATCGCGTGTCGATCGCCTGCGCCGAACGGGTGCTCTTGCCCGCGGTGCGGCACGCGGACGAAGATACGCTCATCATCGCCGATGGGTTCAGCTGCCGGGAGCAGATCGTGCAGACCACCAACCGGCGGCCGCTGCACCTGGCGGAAGTCCTGAAGCGCGCTCTGGACCGAGGAGGGCCATGAAAGAAGTCATCGTCGTCACCGGTGCGTCGGCAGGGTTAGGCAGGGCGATCGTCCGGCGGTTTGCGCGCGACGGCGCGGCCATCGGGCTCATCGCGCGCGGCCGCGAACGCCTCGAGCAAACGGCCTTCGAGGTCGAGTCGCTCGGCGGACGCGCGCTGATGCTTCCGTTAGACGTCGCCGACGCCGACGCCGTCGAAGCCGCCGCGGCGCGCGTCGAGGCGGAACTCGGCCCGATCGACGTCTGGATCAACAACGCCATGGTGTCCGTCTACTCGCCGATCAAGCAGATGAGCGCCGCGGAGTTTCGCCGCGTCACCGAAGTCACCTATCTCGGGTACGTTCACGGCACGCTGGCGGCGCTCAAGCGGATGCTGCCGCGCAACCGCGGCGTGATCATCCAGGTCGGCTCGGCGCTGGCGCACCGCAGCATTCCGCTGCAGTCGGCGTACTGCGCGTCCAAACATGCGATCATGGGATTTCACGAGTCGCTGCTCAGCGAGCTCATCCACGACGGCAGCAAGGTGCGCACGACCATGGTGCAGATGCCGGCGATGAATACGCCGCAGTTCGATTGGGCGAAGAGCCGCCTGCCCCGCCAGCCCCAACCCGTGCCGCCGATCTATCAACCCGAGGTGGGCGCCGATGCCGTGCACCATGCCGTTAGGCACGACGTCGGACGCGAGTTCCTCGTGAGCTGGTCCACGATCAAAGCGGTGGTGGGCGAGAAGCTCGTGCCGGCGTACATCGACCGCGACCTCGGCAGGAGCGGCTACGCGGCCGAGGAAACCCGGACGCCGGTGGAACCGGATCGCCCCGACAACCTCTGGCATCCGGTGTCCGGCGATTTCGCCGCGCACGGCCGATTCGACGACCGGTCGCGCTCATCGAGCGTCGAGCTGTGGATGGCAAAACGGAAGCCGTGGCTCACGTTAGGCGCCGCCGTGGTCGGCGCCGTCATCGCCGGGGCCGCGATCACCACTCGGCACGACGATGGGTGAGACCCGTGCGCCGCGCACTTCGCGGATGCGCTCCATCACCGGCGTCCCGACCACGGCCCGTCGGGCGCCGAGGGCGGCGGTCAGTGAAAACGCGACCGGCCGGCTGATGACGAACGTCGCAAAGCACATCGCCAGCACGAGGTGATCCAGCGCCGCGCCAAAATACTGCCACGGTGCGACGTTCGCGCCCGGATAGTTGGAGGAAAACAGCAGGGCCATCATGTAGATGAATCCGGCCACGCTGGCCGTGCGAGCCAGGATGCCCAACAACAAGGCGAGCCCGATCGCGAGCTCTCCGTATGCCACGAGAACGGCGATCGGCACCTGGTGCGTGAGCACGAATCCCCGCAGGACCGGCCGCATGAACGGATACGCCGCACCATCGGCCAGAAAGCGATGAATCCACCCGGCGAAGCCGCCGCCTAACGTGAACTGCGTGCCCACCACCTTGTACTCGGCGAAGATGAGGAACAGTATCCCCACGGCGATGCGCAGGAGCGAGAGCGCGCGGCTGTTGCGGTCGGCAGTGCCAGGTTGTTCGGAAACGATCATCGGGAGTCGGTTGTGGGAAATCACCGGCCATCGAGCTCGGCATAACCTGCGCCCGCGCACAGAGATTCCGTAGCGGCGGGGTGGCATGCCGCCGCCGCAAGGCATCTCACGCAACGTTCCGGATCAGTCGTCGCGCAACGCACCGATCGGA
Protein-coding regions in this window:
- a CDS encoding ATP-binding protein; amino-acid sequence: MKSASGNVEATGPSAELDADRNSSLFAGGGEMGERMRTFDWASTPLGCPDQWPQSLKTCVRIMLTSRQPIWIGWGEQLIFMYNDAYRPIIGGRHPHALGQPTSVIWHEVWDVIGPMLTTAMRGDRGTYVEAQLLIMERNGYEEETYYTFSYSPVPDDAGNTGGIICANTDDTRRVIGERQTALLRDIAAKSSEARTAEDACRLAAKAIDENPRDVPLALVYLIDAGDPSRAVLTAVSGLYAQRASPAPWIVATDGAFFPEAVAQSEDATFRLLDLPSSFGASLTGRWRRPPTRAAVLPIAAQGDSRPAGVLIAGINPLRQIDDDYRRFLKLVASQISAGIGNAQAFDAQRERADALLALDRAKTAFFSNVSHEFRTPLTLLLAPAEEALTDQHTTSANRERLGIVHRNGLRLLKLVNSLLDFSRIEAGRMQAVYEPTDLAAYTAEVASSFRSAVERADLRLVVEGGALPEPVFIDRDMWEKVVLNLLSNAFKHTFEGEIRVTVDSDDHRARLVVRDSGVGIPSDQLARIFDRFHRVPNARSRTHEGTGIGLALVQELVKLQGGTIDVESTPGYGTAFTVAIPFGAAHLPPDRVTREPHREHDLERTVSVTATYVEEALRWLPTDTSAPDRDAAASPASADPVVQHPTVVVADDNGDMREYVTRLLRERGMRVVPVSNGAEALDAIRIARPNVVLSDVMMPELDGFQLLRAVRADQRVASVPFILLSARAGEEARVEGLHAGADDYLVKPFSAKELLSRVDSQVRRARDLAHERRRADDEQRLRVAIESERARFRSLFVQAPAAIAVLRGPDHVFEIANQAYLAMVGNRPVLGQPVHEAIPDLVGQGVYEAFDTVYETGRPFAASEFRAEFDADNDGVAEEHFYNFVCQPIRGSEDTVEALFFHAVEVTDLVRARREAERTRADAEEANRAKSDFLAAMSHELRTPLNAIAGHAELLDMGIHGPVTAGQHEALGRIQRSEAHLLSLINDILNFAKLEAGRVEYQLDDVRPWEVVQEVLTMVHPMLVGRQLTSEVRVSREVVARGDREKIKQIVLNLLSNAMKFTDAGGHIEIDTPRRATGDTPDGVVLLRVWDTGIGIPRDRQDIVFDPFVQIHRKLTHSTEGTGLGLAISRDLARGMGGDLRVRSTEGGGSAFTLSLQSAARAGND
- a CDS encoding SDR family oxidoreductase, whose protein sequence is MKEVIVVTGASAGLGRAIVRRFARDGAAIGLIARGRERLEQTAFEVESLGGRALMLPLDVADADAVEAAAARVEAELGPIDVWINNAMVSVYSPIKQMSAAEFRRVTEVTYLGYVHGTLAALKRMLPRNRGVIIQVGSALAHRSIPLQSAYCASKHAIMGFHESLLSELIHDGSKVRTTMVQMPAMNTPQFDWAKSRLPRQPQPVPPIYQPEVGADAVHHAVRHDVGREFLVSWSTIKAVVGEKLVPAYIDRDLGRSGYAAEETRTPVEPDRPDNLWHPVSGDFAAHGRFDDRSRSSSVELWMAKRKPWLTLGAAVVGAVIAGAAITTRHDDG
- a CDS encoding TQO small subunit DoxD gives rise to the protein MIVSEQPGTADRNSRALSLLRIAVGILFLIFAEYKVVGTQFTLGGGFAGWIHRFLADGAAYPFMRPVLRGFVLTHQVPIAVLVAYGELAIGLALLLGILARTASVAGFIYMMALLFSSNYPGANVAPWQYFGAALDHLVLAMCFATFVISRPVAFSLTAALGARRAVVGTPVMERIREVRGARVSPIVVPSGDRGPGDDGADHGGA